A genome region from Mycolicibacterium litorale includes the following:
- the ripB gene encoding NlpC/P60 family peptidoglycan endopeptidase RipB, producing MKFHGVKVLVVTAAAVAMLVGVTSPAVAAPDDGQWDPTLPKLLSAGAPGDPLAIANASLAATAQATQVTMDMGRKFLSSIGLGGAAPTSVAPGRVRGPQAIEYVIRRGASQMGTPYSWGGGKPNGPSRGIDSGANIVGYDCSGFTQFSYAGVGVLIPKYSGDQYNTGRKVPTSQAKRGDLLFWGPGGSQHVAMYLGNGQMLESSGSAGKVTVSPVRKSGLQPYVARIIES from the coding sequence ATGAAGTTCCACGGCGTCAAGGTCCTCGTGGTGACGGCGGCCGCGGTCGCGATGCTGGTCGGGGTGACCAGCCCGGCGGTGGCCGCTCCCGACGACGGGCAGTGGGATCCCACGCTGCCCAAGCTGCTCAGCGCGGGTGCGCCCGGCGATCCGCTGGCCATCGCGAACGCCTCGCTGGCGGCCACCGCCCAGGCCACCCAGGTCACCATGGACATGGGTCGCAAGTTCCTGTCGAGCATCGGTCTCGGTGGTGCGGCGCCGACCAGTGTGGCGCCGGGACGGGTGCGCGGCCCCCAGGCGATCGAGTACGTGATCCGCCGGGGCGCCTCGCAGATGGGCACGCCGTACTCGTGGGGCGGCGGCAAGCCGAACGGTCCGAGCCGCGGCATCGACTCCGGCGCCAACATCGTCGGCTACGACTGCTCGGGCTTCACCCAGTTCTCCTACGCCGGGGTCGGCGTGTTGATCCCGAAGTACTCGGGCGACCAGTACAACACGGGGCGGAAGGTGCCGACCTCGCAAGCCAAACGCGGCGACCTGCTGTTCTGGGGGCCGGGTGGCAGCCAGCACGTGGCCATGTACCTGGGTAACGGGCAGATGCTCGAGTCGTCCGGCAGCGCGGGCAAGGTGACGGTCAGCCCCGTACGCAAATCGGGACTGCAGCCGTACGTGGCCCGCATCATCGAATCCTGA